In Vespula vulgaris chromosome 7, iyVesVulg1.1, whole genome shotgun sequence, a single window of DNA contains:
- the LOC127065328 gene encoding protein penguin → MKRKEEEISTARKPKRIKNTLNNDDTVTEKVSLNVVKKEKHDKENNLKKEKKVKFEKPLLKNSLKIHQKDLKKKSNLKNLKNKKNITKDNILATQKEDWQKFKKKKKDLREKRKERRLTDVYEISIRAKKISEKLRRTDCTLEEKKKLVQELHELLKSHYNKIIFTHDISRIVQWILKYSEPDIRNAVFDELKPSIIAMTQSKYAKNCVKVLLKYGSAILRKNIISEWYGNIVNLMSNIVSAPLIELAYSTWATNEDKINFKQEFYGDIYKKAKDKKVKILSDAFENAEGMKSAILSAVKTNVIRILNKKFINSVLLQTVIWEYLTNCSNVDRSEMIVMLRNLVVELSSTKVGTKVAMLCIWHGTNKDRKIIMKALKENIKSIAMSEHGYMVLLALIDSVDDTVLMKKIILSEIQKDLTEIVLNEYGKHVILYLVARRDPHYFPPSIVECLSQGDSNETSKKPADIREKELREAVTDLYLESIASETTEWLSKGSVLMVTLAILKVGSGEKLKCVFKAIASFLTNTESEHDLIEHPGLHMMLKKLIQNDKNLETKGETTFGAILIDYLTKNILKQWIQFNRGCFLLILLIENENETVISKLILKLQALLQNIKKEQTPGASILLKKLKEKQ, encoded by the coding sequence atgaaacgaaaagaagaagaaatttctacagcaagaaaaccaaaaaggataaagaacaCTTTAAACAATGATGATACCGTCACAGAAAAAGTAAGCTTAAATGttgtcaaaaaagaaaaacatgataaagaaaataatctaaagaaagaaaaaaaagtaaaatttgaaaaaccATTGTTAAagaattcattgaaaatacatcaaaaagatttaaaaaaaaaaagtaatctaaagaatttaaaaaataaaaaaaatattacaaaagataatattttagcGACACAAAAAGAAGATTGGCAgaagtttaaaaagaaaaagaaagatttaagagaaaaaagaaaagaaagaagattaacAGATGTGTATGAGATATCTATTCGAGCAAAAAAGATAAGTGAAAAATTACGTAGAACTGACTGTactttggaagaaaaaaagaaattggttCAAGAGCTTcacgaattattaaaatcccattataacaaaataatatttactcaTGATATATCACGTATAGTTCAATGGATACTTAAATATTCTGAACCTGATATAAGAAACGCTGTATTTGATGAATTAAAGCCATCTATCATAGCTATGACTCAATCAAAATATGCAAAGAATTGtgtaaaagttttattaaaatatggaTCTgcaatattaagaaaaaatattatttcagaaTGGTATGGGAATATAGTTAATTTGATGAGTAATATTGTCTCTGCTCCTCTTATTGAACTTGCATATTCTACTTGGGCTAcaaatgaagataaaataaattttaaacaagAATTCTATGgtgatatatacaaaaaagctaaagataaaaaagtaaagattcTCTCTGATGCTTTTGAAAATGCAGAAGGTATGAAATCTGCAATATTATCTGCTGTAAAAACGAATGTAATTAGAattctaaataagaaatttattaattctgtATTACTTCAAACTGTCATTTGggaatatttaacaaattgttCAAATGTAGATAGAAGCGAAATGATAGTTATGTTAAGAAATTTAGTAGTTGAATTATCTAGTACAAAAGTTGGTACTAAAGTTGCTATGCTTTGTATATGGCATGGAACTAATAAAgacagaaaaattattatgaaagctctcaaagaaaatattaaaagtattgccATGTCTGAACATGGGTACATGGTATTACTAGCACTCATTGATTCTGTTGATGATActgttttaatgaaaaaaataattctctctgAAATCCAAAAAGATTTAACAGAAATAGTATTAAATGAATATGGAAAacatgttatattatatcttgtaGCAAGGAGAGATCCTCATTATTTTCCACCTAGTATAGTAGAATGTTTAAGTCAAGGAGATAGTAATGAAACAAGCAAAAAACCAGCTgatattagagaaaaagaacttcGTGAAGCTGTAACAGACTTATATTTAGAATCGATTGCTTCAGAAACAACAGAGTGGTTGTCAAAAGGGTCTGTTTTAATGGTTACTCTTGCAATATTGAAAGTAGGTTCTGGTGAAAAATTAAAGTGTGTATTTAAAGCTAttgcttcttttcttactaATACAGAATCTGAACACGATCTTATTGAACATCCAGGTTTACATATGATGTTAAAAAAACTTAttcaaaatgataaaaatttagaaacaAAGGGAGAGACTACTTTTGGTGCTATATTAATTGACTATCTAACAAAGAATATTCTGAAGCAATGGATACAATTTAATAGAGGTTGttttttgcttattttattaatagaaaatgaaaatgaaacagTAATTAGtaagttaatattaaaactgCAAGCACTATTGCAAAACATTAAGAAAGAACAAACTCCAGGAGcatcaattttacttaaaaagttaaaagagaaacaatga